One genomic segment of Cystobacter fuscus DSM 2262 includes these proteins:
- a CDS encoding aldo/keto reductase, translating into MEFRQLGASGFKVPVLSLGTGTFGGSNEFFKGFGSSDVKEATWLVDIALDSGLNMFDSADVYSGGMAEEILGQALKGRRERAIISTKATLRAGPGPNDVGSSRYHLIRAVEGSLRRLGTDYIDLFHLHGFDPITPVEETLNTLDDLVRAGKIRYIGCSNFPGWHLMKSLAVSERHNLARYVAHQAYYSLVGRDYEWELMPLGLDQKVSAVAWSPLGWGRLTGRIRRGQPLPEGTRLQNAQTAAGGPQIPEEHLYRVVDALDEVAAETGKTVPQVAINWLLQRPTVANVIIGARNEEQLRQNLGALGWNLTPKQVAKLDAASATPPAYPFWHHQRFSENNAFLR; encoded by the coding sequence ATGGAATTCAGACAACTCGGCGCTTCGGGCTTCAAGGTTCCCGTCCTCAGTCTCGGCACGGGGACGTTCGGAGGCAGCAACGAGTTCTTCAAGGGCTTTGGCAGCAGTGACGTGAAGGAGGCCACCTGGCTCGTCGACATCGCACTCGACTCCGGGCTGAACATGTTCGACTCGGCCGACGTGTACTCGGGCGGAATGGCCGAGGAGATCCTTGGCCAGGCGCTCAAGGGCCGCCGTGAGCGGGCGATCATCTCCACCAAGGCCACCCTCCGCGCGGGCCCCGGTCCCAACGACGTGGGCTCGTCGCGCTACCACCTGATCCGCGCGGTCGAGGGGAGCCTGCGCCGTCTGGGCACCGACTACATCGATCTCTTCCATCTCCACGGCTTCGACCCCATCACCCCCGTCGAGGAGACACTCAACACGCTCGACGACCTCGTGCGCGCCGGGAAGATCCGCTACATCGGCTGCTCGAACTTCCCGGGCTGGCACCTCATGAAGTCGCTGGCCGTGTCGGAGCGCCACAACCTCGCGCGCTACGTGGCCCACCAGGCGTACTACTCGCTCGTCGGGCGCGACTACGAGTGGGAGCTGATGCCGCTGGGGCTCGATCAGAAGGTCAGCGCGGTCGCCTGGAGCCCGTTGGGTTGGGGCCGGTTGACGGGCAGGATCCGCCGCGGCCAGCCCCTGCCCGAGGGCACCCGGCTCCAGAACGCCCAGACGGCCGCGGGCGGCCCCCAGATTCCCGAGGAGCACCTCTACCGGGTCGTGGATGCGCTCGACGAGGTGGCGGCGGAGACCGGCAAGACGGTGCCGCAGGTGGCCATCAACTGGCTGCTGCAGCGGCCGACGGTCGCCAACGTCATCATCGGCGCACGCAACGAGGAGCAACTGCGCCAGAACCTGGGCGCGCTCGGCTGGAACCTCACCCCGAAGCAGGTGGCGAAGCTCGACGCGGCGAGCGCCACGCCCCCCGCCTACCCCTTCTGGCACCATCAGCGGTTCAGCGAGAACAATGCCTTCCTGAGGTAA
- a CDS encoding NUDIX hydrolase — protein MRLSHALTLSLTALATLAAHAAAPAAPSLPPGYWPEEKVAEILAKTEEVRLAPDLSRLTADEQAAVKELLEAGQILQGLYETSRHHQALASHAKLQALDRKLGSPKRTQELLTLYRLYQGPIASTLTNAREPFLPVDPQVPARNVYPPDATRAEVDAYLAAHPEQRESLLGELTVVRRATTDNLRQDLKVLQAHPVLDTLHPGLRESLQVRAKQPDAKALYAVPYAVAYGPEMVKVYGLLMRAAEHVRASDEELARYLRNRARDMLSNDYESGDAAWVTGRFKKLNVHFGAYETYDDALYGVKAFYGVSVLLLNEDATRELRKRLSGLQGVEDALPYTAKKQVREDIPVGVYEVVADFGQARGTNTATILPNDPLYSRRYGRTILLRENIMRNPELFAADERIWRTATVDAHAKDLTSEGNFQRTLWHEVGHYLGPDRDAKGRTLDVALEDYADAMEEMKSDLVSLFALHAFNKSGSLDAASLRAVQASGIRRTLQNVRPREDQPYQRMQLLQFNWFLDHGLIRADPKTARLTIQYDRYVDTVGSLLEEVLALQHAGDKAATAKFFERWSTWTPELHDVLAARIREAQGARFRVVRYGALGEK, from the coding sequence ATGCGACTTTCCCACGCGCTGACCCTGTCACTCACGGCCCTCGCGACGCTCGCGGCCCATGCCGCGGCGCCCGCCGCCCCCTCGCTGCCGCCGGGCTACTGGCCCGAGGAGAAGGTGGCGGAGATTCTCGCCAAGACGGAGGAGGTGCGGCTCGCGCCCGACCTCTCGCGCCTCACGGCCGACGAGCAGGCGGCGGTGAAGGAGCTGCTCGAGGCGGGACAGATCCTCCAGGGACTCTATGAGACCTCGCGCCATCACCAGGCGCTCGCCTCGCACGCGAAGCTCCAGGCGCTGGACAGGAAGCTGGGCAGCCCCAAGCGCACGCAGGAGCTGCTCACTCTGTACCGGCTCTACCAGGGTCCCATCGCGAGCACGCTGACCAATGCGCGCGAGCCCTTCCTGCCCGTGGACCCGCAGGTGCCGGCGCGCAACGTCTACCCGCCGGACGCCACACGCGCGGAGGTGGACGCCTACCTCGCCGCGCACCCCGAGCAGCGCGAGTCCCTCCTGGGCGAGCTGACGGTGGTGCGCCGCGCCACCACGGACAACCTGCGCCAGGATCTCAAGGTGCTCCAGGCGCACCCCGTGCTGGACACGCTGCACCCCGGGCTGCGCGAGTCGCTCCAGGTGCGAGCGAAGCAGCCGGATGCCAAGGCGCTGTATGCGGTGCCGTACGCGGTGGCCTACGGGCCGGAGATGGTGAAGGTGTACGGCCTGCTGATGCGCGCGGCGGAGCATGTACGGGCGAGCGACGAGGAGCTGGCGCGCTACCTGCGCAACCGCGCGCGCGACATGCTCAGCAACGACTACGAGAGTGGCGACGCCGCGTGGGTGACGGGCCGCTTCAAGAAGCTCAACGTGCATTTCGGTGCGTATGAGACGTATGACGACGCGCTCTACGGCGTGAAGGCCTTCTACGGCGTGTCCGTGCTGCTGCTGAACGAAGACGCCACGCGCGAGCTGCGCAAGCGGCTGAGCGGCCTGCAGGGCGTGGAGGACGCGCTGCCCTACACCGCGAAGAAGCAGGTTCGCGAGGACATCCCCGTGGGCGTGTACGAGGTGGTGGCGGACTTCGGCCAGGCGCGCGGCACCAACACGGCGACGATTCTTCCCAATGATCCGCTCTACTCGCGCCGCTACGGCCGCACCATCCTCCTGCGCGAGAACATCATGAGGAACCCGGAACTCTTCGCCGCGGACGAGCGCATCTGGCGCACCGCCACGGTGGACGCGCACGCGAAGGATCTCACCTCCGAGGGCAACTTCCAGCGCACGCTCTGGCACGAGGTGGGCCACTACCTGGGGCCGGACCGCGACGCGAAGGGCCGCACGCTGGACGTGGCGCTGGAGGACTACGCGGACGCCATGGAGGAGATGAAGTCGGACCTGGTGAGCCTCTTCGCGCTGCACGCCTTCAACAAGAGCGGCTCGTTGGACGCCGCCAGCCTGCGTGCCGTGCAGGCCTCGGGCATCCGTCGCACCCTGCAGAACGTGCGCCCGCGCGAGGACCAGCCCTACCAGCGCATGCAGCTTTTGCAGTTCAACTGGTTCCTGGACCACGGCCTGATTCGCGCGGATCCGAAGACGGCGCGCCTCACGATTCAATACGACAGGTACGTGGACACCGTGGGCTCGCTGCTCGAGGAGGTACTCGCGCTCCAGCACGCGGGCGACAAGGCAGCCACCGCGAAGTTCTTCGAGCGCTGGAGCACGTGGACGCCCGAGCTGCACGACGTGCTCGCCGCCCGCATCCGCGAGGCGCAGGGCGCGCGCTTCCGCGTGGTGCGCTACGGAGCACTGGGCGAGAAGTGA
- a CDS encoding uracil-DNA glycosylase codes for MSDAPHPSQALSEVLEDLRRHLLWQQEEGGRFLQVDARVAAEARAAGLPRPAALARPPVASKPAPAPQAPPPAAPPPPPRAAAPQAERPPAPRLLTPAPPALIEVPAQTRPYAGALPGVVDGERPLLDDIRRELGDCRRCKLCTGRKNIVFGSGNPRAELVFVGEGPGETEDQQGVPFVGAAGQLLTKMIEAMGYRRDDIYICNVVKCRPPNNRNPESDEVAACEPFLRAQLKSIQPKAIVALGKFAAQTLLRDTTPITRLRGTWRQYEGIQLMPTFHPAYLLRQPAEKRKAWEDLQQVMKFFGKPSGQRG; via the coding sequence GTGAGCGACGCCCCCCATCCCTCGCAAGCGTTGAGCGAAGTCCTCGAGGATCTGCGCCGTCACCTCCTCTGGCAGCAGGAGGAGGGTGGCCGGTTCCTCCAGGTGGACGCACGTGTGGCAGCGGAAGCACGCGCCGCGGGTCTCCCCCGGCCAGCGGCCCTGGCGCGCCCCCCGGTGGCCAGCAAGCCCGCCCCCGCGCCCCAGGCGCCTCCCCCGGCGGCCCCTCCGCCGCCCCCTCGCGCAGCGGCCCCCCAGGCCGAGCGCCCTCCGGCTCCGCGGCTCCTCACCCCCGCGCCGCCCGCGCTCATCGAGGTGCCGGCCCAGACGCGTCCGTACGCGGGCGCGCTGCCGGGCGTGGTGGACGGCGAGCGGCCCCTCCTGGACGACATCCGGCGCGAGCTGGGGGACTGCCGCCGGTGCAAGCTGTGCACGGGCCGCAAGAACATCGTCTTCGGCTCGGGCAACCCCCGCGCGGAGCTGGTGTTCGTGGGCGAGGGTCCCGGGGAGACCGAGGATCAGCAGGGCGTGCCGTTCGTGGGCGCCGCGGGCCAGCTGCTCACGAAGATGATCGAGGCGATGGGCTACCGCCGCGACGACATCTACATCTGCAACGTGGTGAAGTGCCGGCCGCCGAACAACCGCAATCCCGAGTCGGACGAGGTGGCGGCGTGCGAGCCGTTCCTGCGCGCGCAGCTCAAGTCCATCCAGCCCAAGGCCATCGTGGCGCTGGGCAAGTTCGCGGCGCAGACGCTGCTGCGTGACACCACGCCCATCACCCGGCTGCGCGGCACCTGGCGCCAATACGAGGGCATCCAGCTGATGCCCACCTTCCACCCGGCCTACCTGCTGCGCCAACCGGCGGAGAAGCGCAAGGCGTGGGAGGATCTCCAACAAGTCATGAAGTTCTTCGGCAAGCCATCCGGGCAGCGCGGCTGA